DNA sequence from the Methanococcus maripaludis genome:
GTCTGCATATATACTTTACACCATAATTTTATATATATTTAATTTATAACTAATGAAAAATGTCGGTGGTTTTAATGAGGCATTTAATTTCGATGAGAGACATCGGCCGGGAAGAAATTCTGAATATTTTAGACGAATCCGAAAGAATGGAAGCTATTTTAAATGAAAAAGGTCACTGTGATTTTTTAAATGGGAGAATACTCGCAACTCTTTTTTACGAACCATCAACAAGGACAAGACTTTCTTTTGAAACTGCAATGAAAAGGCTTGGTGGAAACGTTATTGGTTTTACGGATATTTCAAATACTTCTGTAACAAAGGGCGAATCTTTAGCCGACACTATCAAAGTAATCAGTGGTTACAGTGATTTGATTGCAATAAGGCACCCGTCAGAAGGAGCTGCAAGGCTTTCAAGTGAAAATTCAAAAGTTCCAGTTATAAATGCTGGAGATGGATCAAATCAGCACCCAACGCAAACACTTCTTGATTTATACACGATTAAAAGAGAAGTTGGACACATTGAAAATTTAAAAATCGCATTTATAGGGGACTTAAAGTATGGAAGAACTGTCCACTCCTTATGTCAAGCATTATCCTTATTCAAAGGTGTAGAAATAAAATTAATTTCTCCAGACGAACTTAAAATGCCAAGAGAAGTAATTGAAGATATCGCTGGAAAAATAAAACTTTCAGAAATGGCTGATGTCGATATTGACGATGTTGATGTTGTTTACATGACAAGGATTCAGAAAGAAAGGTTTGTCGATGTTAATGAATACTACAAGGTAAAAGGAATATATCGACTTTCAAAAGAGCACATCGGGGAGAAAAACGTGGTTATCATGCACCCTCTTCCAAGGGTAGAT
Encoded proteins:
- the pyrB gene encoding aspartate carbamoyltransferase codes for the protein MRHLISMRDIGREEILNILDESERMEAILNEKGHCDFLNGRILATLFYEPSTRTRLSFETAMKRLGGNVIGFTDISNTSVTKGESLADTIKVISGYSDLIAIRHPSEGAARLSSENSKVPVINAGDGSNQHPTQTLLDLYTIKREVGHIENLKIAFIGDLKYGRTVHSLCQALSLFKGVEIKLISPDELKMPREVIEDIAGKIKLSEMADVDIDDVDVVYMTRIQKERFVDVNEYYKVKGIYRLSKEHIGEKNVVIMHPLPRVDEIDSEVDNIPQARYFKQSFYGVPVRMAILKLLFEDSIK